From the Solanum pennellii chromosome 4, SPENNV200 genome, one window contains:
- the LOC107016548 gene encoding uncharacterized protein LOC107016548, whose amino-acid sequence MNPPSFTGSYTTKDPENFIEELKKVFDVIHIIDDERVKLSARNRKMWLGLGFISGRRAEIRMHHIRGSVAQGGTKRPACPKCSRSYSGVFCEGSNCCVKYDQTGHFRRECPKNKQGSGRMGNRDQSSSAAPLDRVAPRGVISGTSRGTNLLYALNYR is encoded by the exons atgaatcctccaagttTCACTGGTTCGTACACCACTAAAGATCCGGAGAATTTCATTGAGGAACTGAAGAAGGTGTTTGATGTGATTCATATCATTGATGATGAAAGAGTCAAGCTATCTGCACGTAATAGAAAAATGTGGCTAGGACTTGGTTTTATCAGTGGAAGGAGAGCAGAGATAAGGATGCACCACATCCGA GGTAGTGTGGCGCAAGGGGGTACTAAGCGTCCAGCCTGCCCCAAGTGTAGTAGAAGCTACTCCGGAGTTTTTTGTGAGGGCTCCAATTGTTGTGTCAAGTACGATCAGACAGGGCATTTCAGGAGAGAGTGTCCAAAAAATAAGCAAGGAAGTGGTAGAATGGGCAATAGAGACCAATCTTCATCAGCTGCTCCACTAGACAGGGTTGCACCTAGGGGAGTTATTTCTGGTACTAGCAGAGGAACAAACCTCTTGTATGCTCTTAACTATCGCTAG